One genomic segment of Desulforamulus reducens MI-1 includes these proteins:
- the cas4 gene encoding CRISPR-associated protein Cas4 has product MEYVMVPVTGTLIWYYYICQREVWLIGHQITPDQSDSNISLGRYIHENSYDRERKELVIGHSKMDVFRVSNGELVVGEVKKSSKYSQSARMQLAFYLMELQDRGIKARGELRFPQEKKLEEVVLDENILEELGRASQAITQILSLQRPPEPKKINFCKNCAYAEFCWA; this is encoded by the coding sequence TTGGAATATGTGATGGTTCCTGTTACCGGAACGCTTATTTGGTACTATTACATTTGCCAGCGGGAGGTTTGGTTAATTGGCCATCAAATTACACCGGACCAAAGTGATTCTAATATATCCCTGGGAAGGTATATTCACGAAAACTCATACGACAGAGAAAGAAAAGAACTTGTCATTGGCCATAGTAAAATGGATGTATTCCGAGTTAGTAACGGGGAACTAGTTGTAGGAGAGGTTAAAAAAAGCTCAAAGTATAGTCAGAGTGCCCGTATGCAACTTGCTTTTTATCTAATGGAATTACAAGACCGTGGGATTAAGGCCAGGGGGGAACTTCGCTTTCCCCAGGAGAAAAAGCTAGAAGAAGTTGTTTTGGATGAAAATATCCTGGAAGAACTGGGGAGGGCTTCCCAAGCGATTACCCAAATACTAAGCTTGCAAAGACCTCCGGAACCTAAAAAAATAAATTTTTGTAAAAACTGTGCCTATGCTGAATTTTGCTGGGCTTGA
- the cas1b gene encoding type I-B CRISPR-associated endonuclease Cas1b, producing MKKTIYIFSDGELHRKDNTLCFEKEKEKRYIPIEDTGEIMAFGEININKRLLEFLSQKEILLHYFNHYGYYMGTFYPREHLNSGFMILKQAEHYMDQTLRLKIAIEYIRGGGKNIRQVLKYYQGRGRYVGDKLEAIEKLLLDIDQQQDIPSLMAVEGNIRSWYYKGFDDIICDTNFVFEERSRRPPKNFLNTLISFGNSIMYSICLSEIYKTHLDPRIGYLHATNFRRFSLNLDVSEIFKPILIDRTIFSLLARKMITAKDFDRDANGVLLKEKGKKCFIHALEEKLKTTINHRDLGRPVSYRRLIRLELYKLEKHLMGEKTYTPFIARW from the coding sequence ATGAAGAAAACGATCTACATTTTTTCAGATGGAGAGCTTCACCGAAAAGATAATACCCTTTGTTTTGAAAAAGAAAAAGAAAAACGCTATATACCGATTGAGGACACCGGTGAAATAATGGCCTTTGGGGAAATAAACATTAACAAGCGTTTGTTAGAGTTTTTATCACAAAAGGAAATCTTACTACACTATTTTAACCATTACGGTTACTACATGGGGACATTTTACCCCCGGGAACATTTGAATTCTGGATTTATGATCTTAAAGCAAGCGGAGCATTACATGGATCAAACCTTACGACTGAAGATTGCCATTGAGTATATTAGAGGGGGAGGCAAAAATATCCGCCAGGTGCTCAAGTACTACCAGGGCAGGGGAAGGTATGTGGGAGACAAACTAGAGGCAATAGAGAAACTTTTGCTAGATATAGATCAGCAGCAAGATATACCGTCCCTTATGGCGGTGGAGGGAAATATTCGAAGCTGGTATTACAAAGGCTTTGATGATATTATTTGTGATACTAATTTTGTTTTCGAGGAACGAAGCAGGCGGCCTCCCAAAAACTTTCTCAATACCTTGATTAGTTTTGGTAATTCCATAATGTATTCAATTTGCCTAAGTGAGATATATAAAACCCACTTAGACCCGCGGATTGGCTACCTGCATGCCACTAATTTTCGGCGATTTTCTTTAAATTTGGATGTCTCCGAGATATTTAAGCCAATTTTAATAGATAGAACCATTTTCTCTTTATTGGCGCGTAAAATGATCACCGCCAAGGATTTTGATCGGGATGCAAACGGGGTTTTGCTAAAGGAAAAAGGAAAAAAGTGTTTTATTCATGCTTTGGAAGAAAAGTTAAAAACAACTATTAACCACCGGGATTTAGGCCGTCCTGTTTCCTACCGAAGATTAATTCGCCTTGAACTTTATAAATTAGAAAAACACCTGATGGGGGAAAAAACTTATACACCATTTATTGCCAGGTGGTAA
- the cas2 gene encoding CRISPR-associated endonuclease Cas2, with protein MFVILVYDVNQKRVAKVLKRCRQYLTWVQNSVLEGEISDVNLKKLKMELQKIINKEEDSVIFYTMRTTNYSSRELIGLQKNEEGNII; from the coding sequence ATGTTTGTTATCCTGGTCTATGATGTAAATCAAAAGCGGGTTGCAAAGGTATTAAAAAGGTGTCGACAATATTTAACCTGGGTACAAAACTCGGTATTGGAGGGTGAAATATCTGACGTAAATCTTAAAAAGCTTAAAATGGAGTTGCAAAAGATCATTAATAAAGAAGAGGACTCGGTGATTTTTTATACCATGAGAACAACCAATTATTCTTCCAGGGAGTTAATTGGATTACAGAAAAACGAGGAAGGGAATATCATTTAA